The nucleotide sequence TCTTCAAATATTTTATAAAGGGCATCAACTATAGATTCAAACATATGAAAACCCGACAATCCCTATAAACACTTTAAATAAATCAAAAGTCGTGCCAAAGGAGTAAACGTACTTGATAAAACTACAACTACTTGGAAAGACAAGAAAAATTGATAGCCAAGAAACTATAAAGAGAAAAGACTGCATGGACAAACGACCTGTTTGTAAACATTCAGATTCCACTCTGTCAACTGATGATTACGTTACCTAAAGAGATTTATATCAAATGGTCTGGATTTAATTTGACAGCAATTGATCTTATTATATAATGACTCCTCGATGAAAACAAAGAATTTTTATTGGTCAGCAAATTCTCAGGGGGAATCATGAATTTAAATGACGCATTGAAACGCCAGATAGAAATTCAACCTGATAAGGCCTTTCTCTTATTCAGGGATAATGAAATTTCTTACAGCACTTTTGGTAAAAGGGTCAACAGCGTAGCATCTGCATTAAAAAAAGAAGGTGTTAAAAAGGGAGATCGGGTAGCCTTATTTCTCAATAATTGTCCAGAATTCCTCTACGGCTGGTTTGCCATAGCCAGATTAGGGGCAATTATGGTTCCTATAAACGTTGCCTTTAAAGAGAGAGAGGCATCTTACATCTTGGACCATTCTGAGGCAAATACGCTGATTGCCGATTTTGACCTCTACAGAGAAATCATTGAACGAAAGCGTGAGGACTTACCCCACCTAAAGAGCGTCTTCTGTATGGGAAACAACGAGTACCCGAAGACAACCAGCTTCTCCCGTATCATAAATGAAGACAGCGATCTTTTGCCAGAAGAACAATTGACCGGAGATGATGTGCTCTCCGTTATTTATACCTCAGGTACGACAGGTGAACCAAAGGGGTGTGTACTCAGCCATTTCCATTATATCGCCTTTGCAGAAGCAATTAAGGATAACCTCCTTGTAACATCTGAGGACCGCTTTATCTGTGTTCTTCCGCTTTTCCATGCAGGTGCCCAGTGGGTCATCACTACGACGTCTCTAATAACTGGTGCAAGTATTGCCCTTATAGACCGTTTTCGTCCTCGACTGTTCTGGCAACAGGTATGTCAATACAACTGCACGGTATTCCACTGCATAGGGGCGATCCTCGCCTTTTTAGACAAACTCCCGGTCACAGAGTACGAAAAAAATAACACCCTTCGAGTTGTGTTAAGCGCTGGCCATCCTGAGCTTTCAGAGCGACTGGGCAGGAGATGGGGATGTAAGATGCTTCAGGACTGGGGAATGAGTGAAGGGGGGTTAACCATCGAGCATATTAATGGACCCCACAAAAAGGGCTCATGCGGGAGACCCCAGGGTCCCAATGAGATCAAGATATTTGACAAAGATGACAGAGAAGTCCCCTCAGGTACAGTAGGTGAGATTGTTATGAGAGGACCCATGCTCTTTAAAGAATACTACAGAGATGCAGAGACTACGGCAATTTCAATGCAAAGAGGATGGTTCCACACAGGGGATAATGCCTATAGAGATGAGGATAACTTTTTCTATTTTGTCGACAGAAAAAAGGATATTATAAGAAGGAGTGGCGAAAATATCTCTTCTCTGGAGGTAGAAGAAGTGATCCGATCTCATCCAAAGGTAGAGGAAGTGGCTGTCATTGCATTTCCTGATGAGCTTCGGGGCGAAGAGGTAAAGGCATATGTTATCCTTGAAGAGGGAGAGACCCATGAAACTGTTTCACCTACTGAGTTGATCCAGTTCTGTGAAGAAAGGTTGGCATATTTTAAGATTCCCCGATATATCGTATATAGGAAGGATTTCCCAAGGACGTTGACTCACCGTGTGAAAAAAGATGAATTGAGAAAGCTTCGGGAAGGACCAGAAGGATACTACTTCGACAGGAGAAAAACAGAATGACATTGAGGGTATATAACACATTGACAAAAAGCAAAGAGGACTTCGAACCTTTACAGAAAGGCAAAGTGGGCATGTATGTCTGTGGGGTTACTGTATATGACCTATGCCATATAGGTCATGCCCGTTCAACAATTGTCTTTGATGTCATCTTCAGGTATCTCAGGCATAAGGGTTATGAGGTGACCTATGTGAGAAACTTCACAGACGTTGATGACAAAATAATCAACAGGGCAGGAACTGAAAAGGTCAGTTGTCAGGAGATCTCGGAAAGGTATATAGAAGAGTTCAGCAATGATATGAAATTACTCGGGATTGTTCCACCAACTATAGAACCAAAGGCAACAGATCACATCCCCGATATGATAAAGACCATTGAGAAGCTTATTGAAAACGGATATGCATACAGGATAGAAAATGATGTATTCTTTTCAGTAAACAAATTTCATGGGTATGGAAAGCTTTCCGGAAGGACTATCGAGGAAATGTATGCAGGAGCCAGAGTGGAAATCGATGAGAGGAAGGAGAACCCCATGGATTTTGCTCTCTGGAAGGCAAGCAAACCAGGGGAGCCTTCCTGGGATAGTCCATGGGGAAAGGGGAGACCTGGGTGGCATATAGAGTGTTCTTCAATGAGCCAGAAGTATCTTGGAGAAACATTTGACATCCATGGTGGAGGAAAGGACCTCATATTCCCTCACCATGAAAATGAAAAGGCCCAATCAGAGGGGGCTTCAGGGAAACCTTTTGTCAAATACTGGGTGCATAATGGTTTTGTAAATATTGACAAAGAAAAGATGTCAAAATCCCTTGGGAATTTCTTCACCATAAAGGAGATAGTTGAGCGATACCATCCGGAGGTGATTCGTCTTTTCTTGCTCTCCAATCATTATAGAAGCCCTGTCGATTTCTCTTATAAAAATATAGAAGAGTCCAAAAAAGGCCTGGATAGAATATACACCACCCTCAAAAATATAAATGACCTTACAGGGAGTGAAAACGAGGATAAGAGTCTTTCATTGGAAAGCCTGAATGAAATAGAGAAGGAGGTATGTGGAACATTATCCGATCTTCCTGTAAAATTTGAAGAGGCAATGGATGATGATTTCAATACTGCCCTTGCCATCGGTTATATCTATGATGGGGTAAAGGCACTGAACAGATATATAAGCGACAAAAGAGGACTTGCCAGATCCCCGAACTCCATTGGCATACTGAAATATGGAAGAGATACATTAAACAAGATTGGCTTTGTTCTTGGTTTATTCAACACAGACCCGGAGGATTATTTTAAGAAACAAAGGTTAAAAGGAATTTATGAGCTAGAGATAGATGAAAAAGAAATCCTTCGTCTGATAGAAGAAAGGGCAAGTGCCAGATCAGAAAAAAACTGGAATCTGGCAGATGATATTAGAAATCGGCTGACCGAAAAGGGTATTGTTCTGGAAGATGGACCCGAAGGCACAATCTGGAAGATAAAAATTTTATAATACTCTTGTAAAATTGTATTGCAATTTTACAAGATGAGTATAAGTTTGCTGCATCAGGGAGGAGTTAAATTGCTCTTCTGATCGTGGGATGAGATGGGATATACAACAACAGCTTGTACGCGATTTCTGAAACGCTGCGGACGGCCTTTCAGAAACGTGTGACGCTCATTGTTATGCTTTGATAGGAGGTGAAAGCAAATAAATTTTAGAATAGAACAGTTCTATTATTAAACTCTCTAACAAATAAAAAACCAGCAAAAGGAGATTAGAATGAAGATCTATGTAGGAAATTTGTCGTATAAGGTCACCGAAGAGGACTTACGGTTGGCTTTCGAACAATTCGGGCAGGTTGAATCCACCGCTATTATAAAAGACAGGGATAGTGGTCAGTCAAAGGGATTTGGATTCGTGGAAATGCCCTCTAAAGCTGAAGGTCAATCTGCAATTGATGACCTAAATGGCAAAGAGTTGAAAGGAAGAACTCTTAACGTGAATGAGGCTCGTCCTCGTACCGATAGTCGCGGTGGTAAAGAGGGATATGGCAAGCGCAGAGGAGGACAGGGGCGTGGCCGTAACTTCTAATCATCGACATTGAATACATAGAACTATTATCATATAAAATTCGCCTGAACACACTATGCACAAAGACGGGCAGTACCGTACCGCTTGAAACAATTTTTCAGTCTCCGGCATGCATTGTCTGTACCATAAACTATGGTAACTCTGCCCGCGTGTGATGATGGGCGTTATACAGATGTAACCTCATAAACAAAGAAAGGATGCCGCTAATGGTGGTGGCATCAACTACTGGCACAATAGTTTCGGGGGGGGCGAAGCCAGATTCAAGGTCAGTGAGCCTTCTTTTGACCTTTCGGGCCAAGCAGGGCGTTATCCCTTTACACACCCAAACGATGACTTTGTGCAGCCTAGAAACCTCTATCGCAAAGTTTGGGATCCAATATAAGTTAAAAGGGAGGATTTTAGTATGAAATCAGGAAGTTTAGTTAGGTGGCGTAATTTGACAGTTATATTTATTTTGTCGTTTGCATTGCCGTTCATTTTGGGAGGTGAATATGGGTATTCTGAACAAGTAAGGGGTATTACTGGCGACACTATAAAGATAGGTGCCCAGGCCAGTATTACAGGGCCAGCAGCGGACCATTTTACAGCTTGGGTTGGAGCAATGAGGAACTATTATAGGAACATAAACGACCAGGGTGGTATTCACGGAAGAAAGATACAGCTTATAGTAGAGGATACCCGATACTCCATTCCCCTTTCATCAGCTACTTTTAAGAAACTTCTTTACAAGGATAAGATATTTAGTCTCTTTGGTCCTGAAGGAACAGGGCAGACCATGGTTTTAAAAAGACAGATCGAGAAATTAAAAGTGCCGTCTATCGGTATATCTCAGGCTATAAGTTTAGTCCATCCGACGCAACGGTACATTTTCATCGCGGCTACACCTTACGAGAACCAGATTAGTGTTATGTTTGATTATTTGATAAATGTATTAAAACTGGAAAATCCACGAATTGCAGTTGTATATCTAGATGTTGAATATGGAAATGTCTGTCTCAGGGCTGCACAGGAGAGGGCAAGATTCTATGGAATTCAACTTGCTGGTGTAGAGGTTATATCCCTAATGAACATGGATTCTACATCTCAGGTGCTCAATCTAAAGAAAGCTAATGCCGATTACATTATAATTCCAATGTCCTCTGAGTTTGCAATTAATGTCGTCAAAACGGCAAAGAAATTTAAACTAAAGAGCATATTTTTCGGTAATCATTATACCTGTGAGGACGACATTCTTCGCAACCTACCGTTTTCTGTTGACAATTTGATGGGAGTTAATTCTTATAACTCCTGGTATGACAAGAGCCCGGGCATGAATAATTTAAAGAGCATAAGTTATAAGTATCAGCCCGAAATAGATTATCGTATTAGAACATATATGCAGGGTTGGATTTCTTCATTGGTATGGGCAGAGGGATTTAAACGTGCAGGGAAAGATTTAACTATTGAAGGGTTTGTTAATGCCCTGGAAAGTATAAACAAACTTGATACGAATGGAATTTGTGGTCCAATTACATTGGGTCCAGACGACCATGTAGCTGCAGATTATTGTCGAATATACAAGGCTGACCCAGACAAGAAGATGTTGGCTCCAATAACTGACTGGATGATTCCGGCTGCCAAGAAGTAAATAGCTTCGTGTTTTGTTATTGGGACAGGGACAAGACAAAATGATAAAAATGACAGAACCGATTGGTATAATACATTCCCCTTATATGACAAAAGACGAATGCCCGATCCAGCCAGTCTATAGTTCTGGTGTTACGGGTCGTGTAGAAGTCTTTGAACAATATGAGGCAGGGCTAAAGGATATAGAGACATTTTCACACATTTATTTATTTTATCAGTTCGACAGGGCAGGGGAAGTACAGCTGATACGGTCCACTTTCCTGGATGACGAACCACACGGTATATTTGCAACGAGACATCCATGCAGACCAAATGGTATTGGTATGTCAATTGTAAAGCTAATAAGAAGAGACAAGAACATTCTAGAGATAGAGGGGGTAGATGTCCTTGATAAAACTCCTTTGCTTGATATCAAGCCTTACGTACCACGGTTCGACATTATTACCGGCGCAACGGAGGGGTGGGTTGCAGATAAGGAATGGCGACCAAAGCCAGAGGGAAAGGAGTAAGCATGTAATTTGATGGTGCCATTGGAGATATGGAAAGTCTTTTTATTTCCGAT is from Thermodesulfobacteriota bacterium and encodes:
- a CDS encoding AMP-binding protein, translating into MNLNDALKRQIEIQPDKAFLLFRDNEISYSTFGKRVNSVASALKKEGVKKGDRVALFLNNCPEFLYGWFAIARLGAIMVPINVAFKEREASYILDHSEANTLIADFDLYREIIERKREDLPHLKSVFCMGNNEYPKTTSFSRIINEDSDLLPEEQLTGDDVLSVIYTSGTTGEPKGCVLSHFHYIAFAEAIKDNLLVTSEDRFICVLPLFHAGAQWVITTTSLITGASIALIDRFRPRLFWQQVCQYNCTVFHCIGAILAFLDKLPVTEYEKNNTLRVVLSAGHPELSERLGRRWGCKMLQDWGMSEGGLTIEHINGPHKKGSCGRPQGPNEIKIFDKDDREVPSGTVGEIVMRGPMLFKEYYRDAETTAISMQRGWFHTGDNAYRDEDNFFYFVDRKKDIIRRSGENISSLEVEEVIRSHPKVEEVAVIAFPDELRGEEVKAYVILEEGETHETVSPTELIQFCEERLAYFKIPRYIVYRKDFPRTLTHRVKKDELRKLREGPEGYYFDRRKTE
- the cysS gene encoding cysteine--tRNA ligase yields the protein MTLRVYNTLTKSKEDFEPLQKGKVGMYVCGVTVYDLCHIGHARSTIVFDVIFRYLRHKGYEVTYVRNFTDVDDKIINRAGTEKVSCQEISERYIEEFSNDMKLLGIVPPTIEPKATDHIPDMIKTIEKLIENGYAYRIENDVFFSVNKFHGYGKLSGRTIEEMYAGARVEIDERKENPMDFALWKASKPGEPSWDSPWGKGRPGWHIECSSMSQKYLGETFDIHGGGKDLIFPHHENEKAQSEGASGKPFVKYWVHNGFVNIDKEKMSKSLGNFFTIKEIVERYHPEVIRLFLLSNHYRSPVDFSYKNIEESKKGLDRIYTTLKNINDLTGSENEDKSLSLESLNEIEKEVCGTLSDLPVKFEEAMDDDFNTALAIGYIYDGVKALNRYISDKRGLARSPNSIGILKYGRDTLNKIGFVLGLFNTDPEDYFKKQRLKGIYELEIDEKEILRLIEERASARSEKNWNLADDIRNRLTEKGIVLEDGPEGTIWKIKIL
- a CDS encoding RNA-binding protein — encoded protein: MKIYVGNLSYKVTEEDLRLAFEQFGQVESTAIIKDRDSGQSKGFGFVEMPSKAEGQSAIDDLNGKELKGRTLNVNEARPRTDSRGGKEGYGKRRGGQGRGRNF
- a CDS encoding ABC transporter substrate-binding protein, with product MKSGSLVRWRNLTVIFILSFALPFILGGEYGYSEQVRGITGDTIKIGAQASITGPAADHFTAWVGAMRNYYRNINDQGGIHGRKIQLIVEDTRYSIPLSSATFKKLLYKDKIFSLFGPEGTGQTMVLKRQIEKLKVPSIGISQAISLVHPTQRYIFIAATPYENQISVMFDYLINVLKLENPRIAVVYLDVEYGNVCLRAAQERARFYGIQLAGVEVISLMNMDSTSQVLNLKKANADYIIIPMSSEFAINVVKTAKKFKLKSIFFGNHYTCEDDILRNLPFSVDNLMGVNSYNSWYDKSPGMNNLKSISYKYQPEIDYRIRTYMQGWISSLVWAEGFKRAGKDLTIEGFVNALESINKLDTNGICGPITLGPDDHVAADYCRIYKADPDKKMLAPITDWMIPAAKK
- the tsaA gene encoding tRNA (N6-threonylcarbamoyladenosine(37)-N6)-methyltransferase TrmO; this encodes MIKMTEPIGIIHSPYMTKDECPIQPVYSSGVTGRVEVFEQYEAGLKDIETFSHIYLFYQFDRAGEVQLIRSTFLDDEPHGIFATRHPCRPNGIGMSIVKLIRRDKNILEIEGVDVLDKTPLLDIKPYVPRFDIITGATEGWVADKEWRPKPEGKE